Proteins from a genomic interval of Gemmatimonadales bacterium:
- a CDS encoding M15 family metallopeptidase, protein MFLPDSYGAAASVSGTSSNGWPASPLASAIDIVTVFVALRSGAKKIQVARKAAAALEEIVRWWDANIEPVTELGSYNYREIRGYEGKGIISNHGSGTAVDINASRHPLGASGTVSLFKRAAISAKAASLGLRWGGDYVHRKDEMHFEVASSRVRAVASAVVGSAATTGLQVWLWGSAIAGAILVTLVLVNRRKRVIMLAAPPTKTGTPPSE, encoded by the coding sequence GTGTTCCTCCCCGACAGCTACGGCGCGGCCGCTTCCGTTTCGGGCACGTCCTCGAATGGCTGGCCCGCAAGCCCCCTCGCGAGTGCGATCGACATCGTAACGGTGTTCGTCGCGCTGCGGTCGGGCGCGAAGAAGATCCAGGTCGCGCGCAAGGCGGCCGCGGCGCTCGAAGAGATCGTCCGCTGGTGGGACGCGAATATCGAGCCTGTCACCGAACTCGGCTCGTACAACTACCGGGAGATCCGCGGGTACGAGGGCAAGGGCATCATCAGCAACCACGGGTCCGGGACCGCGGTGGATATCAACGCGAGCCGGCATCCGCTCGGCGCGTCGGGAACGGTGTCCTTGTTCAAGCGGGCCGCGATCAGCGCGAAGGCGGCGAGTCTCGGGCTTCGCTGGGGCGGAGATTACGTGCACCGCAAGGACGAGATGCACTTCGAGGTTGCCTCGTCCCGCGTGCGCGCCGTCGCGTCCGCCGTGGTCGGGAGCGCCGCGACCACGGGTCTCCAGGTATGGCTGTGGGGGAGTGCTATCGCCGGGGCCATCCTTGTGACCCTGGTCCTTGTCAACCGGCGCAAGCGTGTGATTATGCTGGCAGCGCCCCCCACCAAGACCGGCACACCGCCCTCGGAGTAA